A stretch of Aristophania vespae DNA encodes these proteins:
- a CDS encoding (Fe-S)-binding protein, giving the protein MKVGLFIPCYMDAFFPNAAIATLELLEKLGQDVYYPLDQTCCGQPMSNSGCNKDAHDTEELFIKNFSDCDVIVGPTGSCVHHIRDNFDAIEQTSEVKHVRQNTYELVEFIHDILKVREFPWAEFPHKVGIHNSCATLRSLRTASMSELGEPFFSKPKTLLSAVKGISFAQPQRPDECCGFGGTYSVTEEAISAQMGLDKVRDHHDAGADYIVSADTSCMMHQQGCAERNNVNIKFIHIAEILNGARS; this is encoded by the coding sequence ATGAAAGTTGGATTATTTATCCCGTGCTATATGGATGCATTTTTTCCAAATGCAGCTATAGCAACATTGGAACTGTTAGAAAAACTAGGTCAAGATGTTTATTATCCTTTAGATCAAACGTGTTGCGGACAGCCAATGTCAAATTCTGGCTGCAATAAAGATGCACATGATACAGAAGAACTATTTATAAAAAACTTTTCTGATTGTGACGTTATTGTTGGCCCTACGGGGAGTTGTGTGCATCATATTCGTGATAATTTTGACGCGATTGAACAAACTTCAGAAGTGAAACATGTGCGCCAAAATACATATGAACTTGTTGAATTTATCCATGACATTTTGAAAGTGCGCGAGTTTCCCTGGGCAGAATTCCCTCATAAAGTTGGCATCCATAATAGCTGTGCGACTTTAAGATCATTGCGCACGGCAAGTATGTCCGAGTTAGGCGAACCCTTTTTTTCAAAACCCAAAACGCTTTTATCTGCTGTTAAGGGTATAAGCTTTGCTCAACCTCAAAGGCCCGATGAATGTTGTGGTTTTGGCGGTACTTATTCGGTTACGGAAGAGGCTATTTCTGCTCAGATGGGGCTTGATAAAGTCAGGGACCATCATGATGCTGGAGCAGATTATATTGTTTCAGCTGATACGTCATGCATGATGCATCAACAAGGTTGTGCTGAACGAAATAATGTAAATATAAAATTTATTCATATTGCTGAAATATTGAATGGAGCAAGGTCATGA
- the alsS gene encoding acetolactate synthase AlsS: MTKKPNQSSDQTAADLIVRNLEAHGVKHVFGIPGAKIDRLFEALEDSSIQTIAARHEQNAVFIAGGLGRITGKAGVAIVTSGPGVSNLTTGLATATSEGDPVLAIGGAVGRADLVKLTHQSMDTVSMLRPVTKYSAEICAPEATSEIITNALRAAESGRPGAAFVSTPMDVLLQTADKEVLATRKAPKMGPAPEDVISEAANEIKKAKKPVILLGMLASTPENAQAVREFVKHTGCAVVGSFQAAGAISRDLLPQFGGRIGLFRNQHGDHLLNEADLVIAIGYNPIEYDPVLWNHKADRPIINIDVVPALIDNAYAPHCELIGDIALTTRQLFKKVGKIGLTSDLQQILESYRADQSRDFAKAKSHHKNMLHPLEIVRTLEQFVAQDVTLCFDMGSFHIWLARYLHAFRARQILISNGQQTMGVGLPWGIAASLVNPAQKVISVSGDGGFMMSSMELETAVRLKSNLIHLIWVDHHYDMVKIQEEKKYGRDAAVSFGDIDFALYAQSCGAKGINVTSVDQLKAALKVGMETEGPVVIAIAVDYTDNKLLMEPLPVLGGSTKASA, translated from the coding sequence ATGACAAAAAAACCAAATCAATCATCTGATCAGACGGCTGCTGATCTTATCGTCCGTAATCTCGAAGCCCATGGCGTTAAACATGTGTTCGGTATTCCAGGAGCCAAGATTGATCGACTGTTCGAAGCTTTAGAAGATTCATCAATACAGACAATTGCAGCTCGTCATGAACAAAATGCGGTTTTCATCGCTGGTGGTTTGGGGCGCATTACAGGCAAAGCCGGTGTTGCTATTGTGACATCAGGGCCAGGTGTTTCCAACCTGACAACAGGTTTGGCAACAGCTACTTCAGAAGGTGACCCGGTTCTGGCAATTGGTGGTGCTGTTGGTCGTGCAGATTTGGTAAAGCTCACTCATCAAAGCATGGATACTGTCAGCATGCTTCGGCCAGTGACAAAATATAGTGCTGAAATTTGTGCTCCAGAGGCAACTTCTGAGATTATCACAAATGCTCTTCGTGCCGCGGAATCAGGCCGTCCTGGTGCTGCTTTTGTTAGTACGCCAATGGATGTGCTTTTACAGACAGCTGATAAAGAAGTTCTGGCAACACGCAAAGCTCCCAAAATGGGGCCAGCTCCAGAAGATGTCATTAGTGAAGCGGCTAATGAAATCAAAAAAGCTAAAAAGCCTGTCATTTTATTAGGCATGCTTGCAAGCACACCAGAAAACGCTCAGGCAGTGCGCGAATTTGTAAAACATACTGGTTGTGCTGTTGTTGGGTCATTCCAGGCGGCAGGTGCCATTTCGCGTGATTTATTGCCTCAATTTGGTGGACGTATTGGTCTATTTCGTAATCAGCATGGCGATCATTTGCTGAATGAAGCTGATTTGGTGATTGCCATTGGCTATAATCCAATTGAATATGATCCTGTATTATGGAATCACAAAGCTGATCGTCCTATCATTAATATCGATGTTGTTCCTGCATTAATCGATAATGCTTATGCACCGCATTGTGAGTTAATTGGTGATATTGCTCTGACCACCAGACAGCTTTTTAAAAAAGTAGGAAAGATCGGTTTAACATCTGACTTACAGCAAATTTTAGAATCTTATAGAGCTGATCAGAGCCGCGATTTTGCAAAGGCCAAAAGCCATCATAAAAACATGCTGCATCCTTTGGAAATCGTGCGTACTCTTGAGCAGTTCGTCGCACAGGATGTTACGCTTTGCTTTGATATGGGATCTTTCCATATTTGGCTTGCTCGCTATCTTCATGCTTTTAGAGCACGTCAAATCCTTATTAGTAACGGTCAGCAGACGATGGGCGTCGGATTGCCATGGGGTATTGCGGCAAGCCTAGTTAATCCTGCACAGAAAGTTATTTCAGTTTCAGGTGATGGGGGCTTTATGATGTCTTCAATGGAGCTTGAAACGGCAGTTCGCTTGAAATCGAACCTTATTCATCTCATTTGGGTTGATCATCATTATGATATGGTCAAAATCCAAGAAGAAAAGAAATATGGACGCGATGCTGCTGTTTCGTTCGGTGACATTGATTTTGCCTTATACGCACAGTCCTGCGGCGCAAAAGGTATTAATGTCACGTCTGTTGATCAGCTGAAAGCCGCTTTAAAAGTAGGCATGGAGACAGAGGGACCTGTTGTAATAGCCATTGCTGTCGATTACACAGATAACAAGCTTCTTATGGAGCCACTTCCTGTACTTGGTGGGTCAACTAAAGCATCAGCGTAA
- the budA gene encoding acetolactate decarboxylase: MTEPVSQKKNLPRVKNRLYQTSTMAALLDAVYDGDMTLDSLLEHGDFGLGTFNALDGEMIVAEGVVKQFRAEGVASSASGDLKTPFASVTFFEPEITVTLDKPCNKEAFEAKVNELLANPNLFGAIRFTGEFETVDTRTVFCQCKPYPHMLDVVAKQPTFTMNNISGTMLGFRTPSYMQGINVAGYHLHVLSDDGKHGGHVTDYIVKKGKLEIARISDLEIALPRTKEFAEADLSPENLSESIRTAEGG, translated from the coding sequence ATGACAGAGCCTGTTAGCCAAAAGAAAAATTTACCTCGTGTGAAAAATCGGCTTTATCAAACATCAACAATGGCTGCTTTATTAGATGCCGTTTATGATGGTGATATGACACTTGATAGCCTTTTGGAGCACGGTGATTTCGGCTTGGGCACCTTTAATGCTCTTGATGGAGAAATGATTGTCGCTGAAGGCGTTGTGAAGCAGTTTCGTGCAGAGGGTGTTGCTTCAAGTGCTTCTGGCGATTTAAAAACGCCCTTTGCTAGCGTTACTTTCTTTGAGCCAGAAATTACTGTCACTCTGGATAAGCCCTGCAATAAAGAAGCGTTTGAAGCCAAAGTGAATGAATTATTGGCTAACCCAAATCTTTTTGGAGCTATACGTTTTACCGGTGAGTTTGAGACTGTTGATACACGCACAGTCTTTTGTCAGTGCAAGCCTTATCCTCATATGTTGGATGTGGTCGCCAAACAACCTACTTTTACGATGAATAATATCTCTGGGACGATGTTAGGTTTCCGAACCCCGTCTTACATGCAGGGAATTAATGTTGCTGGTTATCATCTTCATGTCCTGAGTGATGACGGCAAACATGGTGGGCATGTCACAGACTATATTGTGAAAAAGGGCAAGCTTGAGATAGCCCGTATTTCGGATTTAGAAATCGCCCTTCCTCGCACAAAAGAATTTGCTGAGGCTGATCTTTCGCCAGAAAATTTAAGTGAGTCCATCAGGACAGCTGAAGGCGGCTAA
- a CDS encoding LysR family transcriptional regulator — translation MDIRHFKYFIAVADAGSITLAANRLGMEQPPLSQQLRKLEENLGVSLFIRQTRGVALTEAGRMLLPQARLLLELREQFIENAKSLAEGKKGHLRIGLAGSVPLLPAIPYAIRQFSSMAPDVILSLEESNTPALCNALVNYKIDIAVIRPPVIQAELIDVIPLFNEPTLIALPHGHRFSHYEKIHLKDMANDPLIIFPRELGPGLYDSIVAAYQHAGVTPPLGQQAPQVAGTIPLVAAGLGVSVVPRSLQQLHAGGVTYHEIAEPAPYANLAIGVRKKQNRPLVQHFSKLLKDICTNYTL, via the coding sequence ATGGATATAAGACACTTTAAATATTTCATTGCCGTAGCTGATGCTGGCAGCATTACACTTGCCGCTAATCGCCTGGGCATGGAGCAACCTCCTTTGAGCCAACAATTACGCAAATTAGAAGAAAATCTGGGGGTTTCTCTTTTTATACGCCAAACGCGCGGTGTGGCCTTAACAGAAGCTGGGCGCATGTTGCTGCCACAAGCACGGCTTCTCCTAGAACTACGAGAACAATTTATAGAAAACGCCAAGAGTTTAGCAGAAGGTAAAAAGGGCCATTTACGCATTGGCCTGGCCGGATCTGTGCCCCTACTTCCTGCCATCCCCTATGCTATTCGACAATTTAGCAGTATGGCGCCCGATGTTATTCTTTCTTTGGAAGAGAGCAACACGCCAGCTTTATGTAATGCTTTGGTCAATTATAAAATTGATATTGCTGTCATACGTCCTCCCGTCATTCAGGCCGAACTTATTGACGTTATCCCTTTATTTAATGAACCAACATTAATTGCTTTACCGCATGGACATCGTTTTTCACATTATGAGAAAATTCACCTCAAAGATATGGCTAACGACCCGCTCATTATTTTTCCAAGAGAATTAGGGCCAGGACTTTACGACTCTATCGTGGCTGCCTACCAGCATGCTGGTGTTACACCGCCCCTCGGCCAACAGGCTCCCCAGGTTGCAGGAACAATTCCTTTGGTTGCTGCAGGATTAGGTGTTTCGGTTGTACCGCGTTCTTTACAACAATTACATGCAGGTGGCGTAACCTATCATGAAATTGCAGAGCCTGCTCCTTATGCCAATTTAGCGATAGGTGTGCGAAAAAAACAGAACAGGCCCTTAGTGCAACATTTTAGTAAATTACTAAAAGATATTTGCACAAATTACACGCTCTAG
- a CDS encoding DUF2312 domain-containing protein: MDSETVTTGGIAADRLRSIIERVERLEEERKALGGDIRDIFSEAKSAGFDVKVIKQIIKLRKQEPAEVEEQETLLDIYRRALGM, from the coding sequence ATGGATTCAGAAACTGTAACAACAGGTGGTATTGCTGCTGACCGTTTGCGCTCAATTATTGAACGGGTCGAACGGTTAGAAGAAGAGCGTAAAGCTCTTGGTGGCGATATCAGAGATATTTTTTCAGAAGCAAAGTCTGCCGGGTTTGATGTCAAGGTTATTAAACAAATTATTAAACTTCGTAAGCAGGAACCTGCCGAGGTTGAAGAGCAGGAAACATTATTAGATATATATCGTCGTGCTTTAGGGATGTAG